A genome region from Anastrepha ludens isolate Willacy chromosome 3, idAnaLude1.1, whole genome shotgun sequence includes the following:
- the LOC128857772 gene encoding hexokinase type 2 — MEKDLNGAMQSMSINSNGSAIVNGCCRGSDCIVSDKLSCHSQQQQFGGCSNLSNSQNNGHCVACKCSGNIKSADETDNIHVGTFGNGAVGSVANVTSSFSYKPTSAQQLQQLQQQQLQAQPQIPFPPYANASVAEKYKMVHELCQQLLLTDEQIKELTYRILHEIKRGLNKDTHAKADVKCFTTYVQDLPNGNERGKFLALDLGGTNFRVLLIHLKEEHDFQMESRIYAIPQHIMIGSGEQLFDHIAECLASFMSEHNVYKERLPLGFTFSFPLQQLGLTKGLLSTWTKGFNCSGVVGEDVVQLLKDAIARRGDVQIEICAILNDTTGTLMSCAWKNHNCKIGLIVGTGSNACYVERVEECELFEGAENGKPHMLINTEWGALGTNGMLNFLRTEFDDEIDRHSINPGKQLFEKMISGMYMGELVRLVIVKLVKAGILFNGQDSDVLMTRGQFFTKYVSEIEADEPDNFTNCRMVLDELGLNDATDEDCANVRYVCECVSKRAAHLVSCGIATLINKMDEKNVTVGVDGSVYRFHPKFHSLMVEKITELVKPGISFDLMLSEDGSGRGAALVAAVACREDNIITK, encoded by the coding sequence ATGGAGAAAGATTTGAATGGTGCAATGCAGAGCATGTCTATTAATAGCAACGGCAGCGCAATTGTCAATGGCTGCTGTCGCGGCTCCGACTGCATCGTCAGCGACAAGCTTTCGTGCCACAGTCAGCAACAACAATTTGGCGGTTGCAGCAACCTGAGCAACAGTCAAAACAACGGCCATTGCGTGGCTTGCAAGTGTAGCGGCAACATTAAATCCGCGGACGAGACAGATAACATACACGTTGGCACATTCGGCAACGGCGCAGTTGGCAGCGTAGCCAATGTTACATCCAGTTTTTCGTACAAACCGACATCTGCGCAGCAGCTACAGCAACTTCAGCAGCAGCAACTGCAGGCACAGCCACAAATACCATTTCCACCATACGCTAACGCTAGTGTCGcggaaaaatacaaaatggtTCACGAGTTATGTCAGCAATTATTGTTAACGGACGAACAAATCAAGGAATTAACTTATCGCATCCTGCATGAAATCAAGCGCGGCCTCAATAAGGACACACATGCCAAAGCCGATGTCAAGTGCTTCACTACGTATGTTCAAGATTTGCCCAATGGCAACGAGCGTGGAAAATTCTTGGCTCTCGACCTTGGCGGTACCAACTTCCGTGTGCTGCTCATTCATCTTAAGGAAGAACACGATTTCCAAATGGAATCACGCATTTACGCCATACCACAACACATCATGATTGGATCCGGTGAGCAACTCTTCGATCACATCGCCGAATGTTTAGCCAGCTTCATGTCCGAACATAATGTATACAAGGAGCGCCTACCACTGGGTTTCACCTTCTCCTTTCCTCTGCAACAATTGGGACTCACCAAAGGTCTATTGTCCACTTGGACGAAGGGCTTCAATTGCTCTGGTGTGGTGGGTGAAGATGTTGTACAACTTTTAAAGGACGCCATTGCGAGACGTGGAGATGTACAAATTGAAATTTGCGCTATCTTAAACGATACCACAGGCACACTCATGTCATGCGCCTGGAAAAATCACAACTGCAAAATTGGTTTAATTGTGGGTACAGGATCGAATGCTTGCTATGTTGAACGCGTAGAAGAGTGCGAGCTGTTCGAGGGCGCAGAAAACGGTAAGCCACATATGCTGATTAACACCGAGTGGGGCGCTCTGGGCACTAATGGTATGTTGAACTTCCTACGCACCGAATTCGATGATGAAATTGATAGACACTCGATCAATCCGGGCAAACAGCTGTTCGAGAAAATGATTTCTGGCATGTACATGGGCGAACTGGTGCGCTTGGTGATTGTAAAATTGGTTAAGGCAGGCATACTCTTCAATGGACAGGATTCGGATGTGTTAATGACACGCGGCCAATTCTTCACAAAATATGTGTCTGAAATCGAAGCCGACGAACCAGACAATTTTACCAACTGTCGCATGGTGTTGGACGAATTGGGCCTGAATGACGCTACCGATGAGGACTGCGCCAATGTCCGCTACGTCTGCGAATGTGTCTCGAAACGTGCAGCGCATCTAGTATCCTGCGGCATTGCGACCCTCATCAACAAAATGGATGAAAAGAACGTGACCGTAGGCGTTGACGGTAGCGTATACCGTTTCCATCCGAAATTCCATTCGTTGATGGTGGAAAAGATCACAGAACTGGTCAAGCCAGGCATTAGCTTTGACTTGATGTTGTCCGAAGACGGTTCCGGTCGTGGTGCAGCGCTTGTGGCGGCGGTAGCGTGTAGGGAGGATAACATTATAACGAAGTAG